One part of the Mariniblastus fucicola genome encodes these proteins:
- a CDS encoding FG-GAP-like repeat-containing protein, producing the protein MTGRTQFLLVTLTCLVAVATGCSKSEKAPVEGEPENAVRQPTVATDGFDPFRDGLLRRKLNSANASADSAKAKTQFSLVLDSGIEFTNTFPRNKNNRLIETGSGVAIGDYDGDGEADVYLLAAEGPNKLYRGLGGFKFEDVTATAGVDGSTLGNDALAAGASFADVDNDGDLDLFVCNMASADLLYINQGDGTFTNEAALRGIGKTGASKVGSFCDYDLDGDLDLYVVTYRDTTDSRTPQTMTIGDRVYIHPDYRNAFGFVDGKIKESGQSDFLFRNDGEGFFTDVTAEAQIIDHAMGLSATWLDYNDDGLPDLYVANDAWQSDRLFQNRGNGTFVDSLPSVTRHMPWFSMGSDQGDLNNDGHVDLMVGEMSPSSHFRQMLNRGNVDESAWFLEFGAPRQTMRNAVYLNSGSGQFMDVGQMTGLSSTNWTWAMRFADLNNDGRLDVFVTNGHARDSMNADIVGNLARLKDQGKIDSLLEARKNVPPLREKNMAFANRGNLEFEDASQKWGLDLEGISHGVAMADLDHDGDLDLVVNNFYEPASVYRNDSQEGNRLTLSLRSPSGNTFGYGAKVELWCGGQLQTKHLSPVRGYLSSDEPVLHFGLGAASTVDRMRITWPGGNVEEFEQLEAGQHYLAIETATQLDTPAKPEQQVANLAFLESETGLKVEFEHQDGKHDDFARQPLLPYHTSRMGPGIALGDINNDGLSDVFTGNGNNRPGSLRVNRGATIFEEIDGPWVKHFLQDDMGVLFFDADGDGDQDLLVTSGGSEYELGHEQLRDRLYLNQQGEVFDYAERSLPRTGVSSSTAAALDFDRDGDLDLIVGSRSIPHKYPIASPTRLLRNERGTFVDVSWKSAKPLATAGIVNSVVCTDFNDDGWPDLVLATEWGPVRFLQNDDGKFHDATERLGVAPFTGWWRGLAAGDFDSDGDLDFVATNQGLNTKYRADSNHPIRLYFGDFDDSGRMDLIESHFEGDTEYPVRGLKSLSNAMPFVGQKFEKFVDFASAPLAEIYDVDGRQSAFKEANYLQSSIFWNDGNSFRVEPLPRMAQTSPGFGVEVLDYDCDGDIDILIANNFFGAQPETGLMDGGLGALLANDGDGKFSFVWPGESGVSLEQDSSGLAVADLDFDGDLDAIVCVHSGKTRTLINQANPESFWKLTISGAKGNSRSIGAQVTVTFGDGKIQRHEVRAGGSYLSQSASEIVVYASDENPISTIRVAWPTGEIVELGKEDLANDGEITIDITDATSGQSDDSAKK; encoded by the coding sequence ATGACTGGTCGCACTCAATTCTTGCTTGTTACGCTTACCTGCCTCGTAGCCGTTGCTACCGGCTGTTCCAAATCCGAAAAAGCGCCCGTCGAAGGCGAGCCCGAGAACGCTGTTCGCCAGCCGACGGTTGCGACAGACGGGTTCGATCCGTTTCGTGATGGACTGCTTCGCCGCAAGCTTAATTCTGCCAATGCTTCAGCAGACAGCGCGAAGGCGAAAACACAATTTTCGTTGGTGCTCGATTCTGGAATCGAATTCACCAACACTTTCCCGCGAAACAAAAACAATCGCCTGATCGAAACCGGTTCTGGCGTCGCGATCGGGGACTACGACGGCGACGGAGAAGCCGACGTGTACCTGCTGGCTGCGGAGGGGCCCAACAAGCTGTACCGTGGATTGGGCGGATTCAAGTTCGAAGACGTGACAGCAACTGCGGGAGTCGATGGCTCAACGCTGGGTAACGACGCGTTGGCAGCCGGAGCCTCCTTCGCTGATGTCGACAATGACGGAGATCTGGATCTTTTTGTTTGCAACATGGCCAGTGCGGACCTGCTCTACATCAACCAGGGCGACGGAACGTTCACTAACGAAGCGGCGCTGCGAGGGATTGGCAAAACCGGAGCCAGTAAAGTCGGCAGCTTTTGCGATTACGATCTGGACGGAGACCTCGACCTTTATGTCGTGACCTATCGCGACACCACAGACAGTCGCACACCTCAGACGATGACCATTGGAGACCGCGTTTACATCCATCCCGACTATCGAAACGCGTTCGGATTCGTCGACGGCAAGATCAAGGAATCCGGGCAGAGTGATTTTTTGTTTCGCAACGACGGCGAAGGGTTCTTTACTGATGTGACTGCCGAAGCACAGATCATCGATCACGCGATGGGACTTTCGGCGACGTGGTTGGACTACAACGACGACGGTCTACCTGACCTCTACGTCGCCAACGACGCCTGGCAGTCTGACAGACTTTTCCAGAATCGGGGCAACGGAACTTTCGTTGACTCGCTTCCCTCCGTCACCCGACACATGCCGTGGTTTTCGATGGGCAGCGACCAGGGAGACCTCAACAACGATGGCCATGTCGATTTGATGGTTGGCGAAATGTCACCCAGTTCCCATTTCCGTCAGATGCTGAATCGCGGCAACGTTGACGAGTCTGCCTGGTTTCTCGAATTTGGTGCTCCGCGACAGACCATGCGAAACGCAGTCTATTTGAATTCGGGATCTGGTCAGTTCATGGACGTTGGACAGATGACAGGTCTCTCCAGTACGAACTGGACCTGGGCAATGCGATTTGCGGACCTCAACAACGACGGGCGACTGGACGTGTTTGTCACCAACGGGCATGCTCGCGACAGCATGAATGCAGACATCGTCGGCAACTTGGCCAGGCTCAAAGATCAGGGAAAGATCGATAGTCTGTTGGAAGCAAGGAAAAACGTTCCGCCGTTGCGAGAGAAGAACATGGCGTTTGCAAACCGCGGAAACCTTGAGTTCGAAGATGCGTCGCAAAAATGGGGTTTGGATCTGGAAGGCATCAGCCACGGGGTCGCAATGGCGGATCTGGATCACGATGGCGATCTGGATCTGGTCGTCAACAATTTTTACGAACCGGCATCTGTTTATCGCAATGACTCACAGGAAGGAAATCGGCTGACGCTGTCGCTGCGCAGCCCATCTGGTAACACGTTCGGCTATGGCGCCAAAGTTGAATTGTGGTGCGGTGGCCAACTTCAAACCAAACACCTGTCGCCTGTTCGCGGTTACCTTTCGTCAGATGAACCCGTGTTGCATTTTGGACTGGGAGCAGCCTCCACGGTTGATCGGATGCGAATCACCTGGCCCGGAGGAAACGTTGAGGAGTTCGAACAGCTCGAAGCTGGGCAGCACTATCTGGCGATTGAAACCGCAACGCAATTGGATACTCCTGCAAAGCCAGAACAGCAGGTCGCAAATTTGGCGTTTTTGGAATCCGAAACGGGGCTGAAGGTTGAGTTCGAGCATCAGGACGGAAAACATGACGACTTCGCTCGGCAACCGTTGCTGCCCTATCACACGTCGCGAATGGGTCCGGGTATCGCGCTCGGTGACATCAACAACGACGGATTGTCTGACGTGTTCACTGGAAACGGCAACAATCGACCAGGCTCGCTGAGAGTCAACCGCGGTGCGACGATCTTTGAAGAAATCGATGGCCCGTGGGTGAAGCATTTTCTGCAGGACGACATGGGAGTTCTCTTCTTTGACGCCGATGGCGATGGGGATCAGGACTTGCTGGTCACCAGCGGCGGTTCGGAGTACGAATTGGGGCACGAGCAGCTGCGCGATCGGCTGTATTTGAACCAGCAAGGAGAAGTTTTCGATTACGCCGAACGATCGCTTCCGCGCACTGGCGTGAGCTCCAGCACCGCTGCGGCGTTGGACTTTGATCGCGACGGCGACCTCGATTTGATTGTTGGCTCGCGTTCGATCCCGCACAAATATCCGATTGCATCTCCGACCCGATTGTTGCGAAACGAACGAGGCACATTTGTCGACGTCAGCTGGAAATCAGCCAAACCTCTGGCCACCGCGGGAATCGTGAACTCGGTCGTGTGTACCGATTTCAACGACGACGGCTGGCCTGATCTTGTGTTGGCTACGGAATGGGGGCCGGTCCGATTTCTCCAGAACGACGACGGCAAGTTCCATGATGCGACTGAACGTCTGGGCGTCGCTCCTTTCACGGGCTGGTGGCGAGGCTTGGCCGCCGGTGATTTCGATAGCGATGGAGACCTCGATTTCGTGGCGACCAATCAGGGGCTGAACACGAAGTATCGAGCGGACTCGAACCACCCGATTCGTCTGTACTTCGGAGACTTTGACGATAGTGGCCGCATGGATTTAATTGAATCACATTTCGAAGGCGACACTGAATATCCGGTTCGCGGGCTGAAAAGCCTTTCGAACGCAATGCCGTTTGTCGGCCAGAAGTTTGAAAAGTTTGTGGACTTCGCGTCCGCTCCGCTCGCTGAGATCTACGACGTGGACGGACGGCAGTCTGCTTTCAAAGAAGCCAACTACTTGCAATCGTCGATCTTTTGGAATGACGGCAATTCATTTCGCGTCGAGCCGCTTCCCCGGATGGCTCAGACCAGCCCCGGTTTTGGAGTCGAGGTATTGGACTACGATTGCGATGGCGACATCGACATTTTGATCGCCAACAATTTCTTTGGAGCCCAGCCCGAAACTGGCCTGATGGATGGAGGACTGGGTGCATTGTTGGCCAACGATGGCGATGGGAAATTCAGCTTCGTTTGGCCTGGCGAAAGCGGTGTTTCGCTGGAGCAGGATTCAAGCGGACTGGCAGTGGCGGATCTCGATTTCGACGGCGACCTCGACGCAATCGTCTGTGTGCATTCCGGCAAAACACGAACGCTGATCAATCAAGCCAATCCGGAATCGTTCTGGAAGTTAACCATTTCAGGTGCGAAAGGTAACTCGCGTTCAATTGGCGCTCAGGTTACGGTCACGTTCGGCGATGGAAAAATTCAGCGCCACGAAGTTCGCGCTGGCGGCAGTTACCTGTCTCAGTCCGCGAGTGAAATCGTGGTCTATGCATCTGATGAAAATCCGATCTCCACGATTCGTGTTGCGTGGCCTACGGGCGAGATCGTTGAGTTGGGCAAAGAAGATTTGGCGAACGATGGTGAAATCACGATTGACATCACCGACGCGACTTCCGGCCAAAGCGATGACAGCGCAAAAAAATAA
- the ndk gene encoding nucleoside-diphosphate kinase: MERSLVLLKPDCVQRRLIGTIISRFEAKAIDIVAMKLIQISPDLAKQHYAEHCEKPWYPGLEAFITGAPVVAMVVQGLDVIRVVREMLGATNGLEAAPGTIRGDFSSSRQMNLVHASDGVEASKREIDLYFSDSELCAYDVALTPWFRAEDE, from the coding sequence ATGGAACGATCCCTTGTTTTGCTCAAACCCGACTGCGTCCAGCGACGGCTGATCGGAACCATTATTTCGCGTTTTGAAGCTAAGGCGATTGATATCGTCGCCATGAAGCTCATTCAGATCTCACCGGATCTGGCCAAACAGCACTATGCAGAGCATTGTGAGAAACCTTGGTATCCAGGTTTGGAAGCGTTCATCACCGGAGCCCCCGTCGTTGCGATGGTCGTTCAGGGACTGGACGTGATCCGCGTCGTGCGTGAAATGCTGGGAGCCACCAACGGCCTTGAGGCCGCTCCCGGAACCATCCGCGGTGACTTTAGCAGCAGCCGTCAAATGAATCTGGTTCACGCGTCCGATGGAGTCGAAGCTTCGAAGCGGGAGATCGATTTGTACTTTAGCGATTCAGAACTCTGTGCCTATGACGTCGCACTGACTCCGTGGTTCCGTGCTGAGGACGAATAG
- a CDS encoding 2-oxoacid:acceptor oxidoreductase subunit alpha, giving the protein MILPTDQFPPTQKPSESVSGVTVRLAGDSGDGMQLLGTQLTNTSALSGNDVATFPDFPAEIRAPRGTRAGVSGFQVQFSAEEIFTPGDGLDALVCMNPAALITNISDLKKSGILIVNSDSFDAKDLKLAKLEVSPLEDGTTDPYRTIHVPMTKLTRGAVESTGLSTKFADRCKNFFAMGLVFWLFGRDVEPTLRFIDNKFGKKAPEVAEANRLALKAGWNYGETTEDFASTYQVSAAELPSGTYKNVMGNQALAWGLVAAAKLSEKELFLGSYPITPASDILHELSKHKNFGVRTFQAEDEIAAVCSAIGAAFGGSMAVTTSSGPGIALKGEGMGLALMLELPMIIIDVQRGGPSTGLPTKTEQSDLLMAMHGRNGESPLPVIAACSPADCFQAAIEAWQVATKYMVPVMILSDGYIANGAEPWRIPEVDSLPKIPVSHPSGQKLSGEPFLPYKRDENLARPWAIPGTEGLMHRVGGLEKEDGTGNVSYDPDNHQHMVETRARKIAMAADFIDELDVDGPENGTLVLSWGGTYGSCRTAVKTCQANGKSVAHAHLRWINPFPKNLGEILKRYDNVLIPELNTGQLRLLIRNEFMVDAKGFNKIKGKPFAVSELVEAIEAIA; this is encoded by the coding sequence ATGATTCTCCCAACCGATCAGTTTCCCCCAACTCAAAAACCGTCTGAGTCCGTTTCCGGCGTTACCGTTCGTCTCGCTGGCGATTCAGGCGATGGCATGCAACTGTTGGGAACCCAGCTGACCAACACGTCCGCACTTTCTGGAAACGACGTTGCAACGTTCCCGGACTTCCCGGCTGAGATTCGTGCCCCGCGCGGAACGCGAGCCGGAGTCAGCGGATTCCAGGTTCAGTTTTCGGCCGAGGAAATTTTCACTCCCGGCGACGGGCTCGATGCACTCGTGTGCATGAATCCCGCAGCGCTGATCACGAACATTTCCGATCTGAAAAAGTCCGGTATTCTGATTGTGAATTCGGACAGCTTCGACGCCAAAGATTTGAAGCTTGCCAAGCTTGAAGTCAGCCCACTCGAAGACGGCACGACGGATCCGTATCGCACCATCCATGTGCCGATGACGAAACTGACACGCGGCGCCGTTGAGTCCACCGGTTTGTCGACCAAGTTCGCGGATCGTTGCAAGAACTTTTTCGCGATGGGTTTGGTGTTTTGGTTGTTCGGCCGCGACGTGGAACCGACGCTGCGTTTTATCGACAACAAGTTTGGCAAGAAAGCTCCTGAAGTTGCCGAAGCCAACCGGTTGGCGTTGAAGGCTGGATGGAACTATGGCGAAACGACTGAAGATTTCGCTTCGACCTATCAGGTTTCTGCTGCTGAACTTCCGTCGGGAACTTACAAGAACGTGATGGGCAATCAGGCTCTGGCGTGGGGCCTGGTCGCGGCGGCGAAGCTTAGCGAGAAAGAGCTGTTTCTCGGTTCTTACCCAATTACGCCAGCCAGCGACATTCTGCACGAGCTTTCCAAGCACAAGAATTTTGGCGTGCGTACTTTTCAGGCCGAAGATGAAATTGCAGCCGTCTGCTCCGCGATTGGCGCGGCATTCGGCGGCTCGATGGCGGTCACGACCAGCAGTGGACCGGGCATCGCGCTCAAGGGCGAAGGCATGGGGTTGGCGTTGATGTTGGAATTGCCGATGATCATCATCGACGTACAACGCGGCGGCCCAAGTACAGGATTGCCCACCAAGACGGAACAGTCCGACCTGCTGATGGCGATGCACGGTCGAAACGGTGAGTCTCCGTTGCCAGTGATTGCAGCCTGCAGTCCTGCCGATTGCTTTCAGGCTGCGATCGAGGCATGGCAAGTTGCGACGAAGTACATGGTGCCCGTGATGATTCTTTCCGACGGCTACATTGCCAACGGAGCCGAACCGTGGCGGATTCCGGAAGTGGACTCGCTTCCAAAAATTCCTGTCTCGCATCCGTCGGGCCAGAAGCTCAGCGGTGAACCGTTCTTGCCGTACAAGCGAGACGAAAATCTTGCTCGCCCGTGGGCCATTCCTGGCACCGAAGGCTTGATGCATCGCGTTGGCGGACTGGAGAAAGAAGACGGGACCGGAAACGTGAGCTACGACCCGGACAACCATCAGCACATGGTCGAAACCCGCGCCAGAAAAATCGCCATGGCGGCTGACTTCATCGACGAACTTGATGTCGATGGCCCTGAGAATGGCACGCTGGTTCTGAGTTGGGGCGGAACCTATGGCTCATGTCGAACGGCTGTAAAAACCTGCCAGGCGAACGGCAAATCGGTTGCTCACGCTCATCTTCGCTGGATCAACCCGTTCCCGAAAAACCTTGGCGAAATCCTCAAGCGTTACGACAACGTTTTGATTCCGGAACTCAACACCGGTCAGCTTCGATTGCTGATTCGCAACGAGTTCATGGTCGACGCGAAGGGCTTCAACAAGATCAAAGGCAAGCCATTCGCGGTCAGTGAACTGGTCGAAGCCATCGAAGCGATTGCCTGA
- a CDS encoding 2-oxoacid:ferredoxin oxidoreductase subunit beta, with the protein MSTELPVLKAKDFESDQDVRWCPGCGDYSILAQMKKVLADIGAKQESTVFVSGIGCSSRFPYYMNTYGMHSIHGRAPAFATGLKSTRPELDVWVITGDGDALSIGGNHLMHVIRRNLDINIVLFNNSIYGLTKGQYSPTSKIGKVTKSTPRGSIDHPLNPLSIALAAEGTFVARSVDSHIKHLVATLKRASEHKGTSFVEVYQNCNVFNDGIWEYAKSKKTKDETTVVLEHGKPLVFANGKKGIRLNGFEPEVVELDGNVSVDDLLFHDEKSTQPHLANVLARMRHPEFPEPIGVFRAVERQTYDEGINQQVVDAREEQGDGDLAKLFASGDTWTV; encoded by the coding sequence ATGTCAACTGAACTGCCTGTCCTCAAAGCCAAAGATTTCGAATCCGATCAGGACGTCCGCTGGTGCCCTGGCTGTGGCGACTATTCGATTCTCGCCCAGATGAAGAAAGTGCTTGCCGATATCGGCGCCAAGCAGGAATCAACCGTGTTCGTTTCCGGTATCGGTTGCTCAAGCCGCTTTCCGTACTACATGAACACGTACGGAATGCACAGCATCCATGGTCGTGCTCCTGCGTTCGCGACCGGGCTCAAATCGACGCGACCGGAACTCGACGTGTGGGTGATCACCGGCGATGGCGACGCGCTTTCGATTGGCGGCAACCACTTGATGCACGTCATCCGTCGTAACCTTGACATCAACATCGTTCTGTTTAACAACAGCATCTACGGATTGACCAAGGGACAATATTCGCCGACTTCGAAAATCGGCAAGGTCACCAAGAGCACGCCCCGCGGTTCGATCGACCATCCGTTGAATCCTCTGTCCATTGCGTTGGCCGCAGAAGGCACGTTCGTCGCCCGCAGTGTGGATTCGCATATCAAGCACCTTGTTGCGACGCTCAAACGAGCCTCGGAGCACAAAGGAACTTCGTTTGTTGAGGTTTACCAGAACTGCAACGTTTTCAACGACGGGATCTGGGAATACGCGAAATCGAAAAAGACCAAGGACGAGACGACGGTTGTGCTCGAGCATGGCAAGCCATTGGTATTCGCCAACGGCAAAAAAGGCATTCGCCTCAACGGTTTCGAACCGGAAGTGGTCGAGCTTGACGGCAACGTGTCGGTTGACGATTTGTTGTTCCATGACGAAAAATCGACTCAGCCTCATCTTGCAAACGTGCTGGCCCGGATGCGTCATCCTGAGTTCCCGGAACCGATCGGTGTTTTCCGTGCGGTCGAACGTCAAACATACGACGAAGGCATCAACCAGCAGGTGGTTGACGCTCGGGAAGAGCAGGGCGACGGAGATTTGGCCAAACTGTTTGCGTCTGGCGACACCTGGACGGTTTAG
- a CDS encoding aminotransferase class V-fold PLP-dependent enzyme encodes MPIYLDNAATSFPKPEPVYAAIDRANREYAVSAGRGRYQRANDLQRLLAQTRTAIADRINAESANEVAFAFSGTDALSTAILGYLKPGDHAIASSADHTSVLRPLWNLQHHHGVELTVVGCDEHGVVDARDIEVACQPNTKMVCLTHASNVTGVLQPVKEAGHICRSKEVAFLVDAAQTIGHHPIDVQQIQCQFLAAPGHKALLGPLGTGFLYVDGTVADDCSPLRFGGTGSTGNEIEQPQAMPQKFESGNLNVPGIAGLKAALNWQPPTGNSAADSEQGSSLSVLSQQLADRLRQIAGVITYGPAEVQTPTISFNIEGLDCQTAGMLLDSQFEIECRTGLHCAPLIHEKIGSTPFGGTVRFSPGIFTTQVEIDQAVVAVESIVRELGVS; translated from the coding sequence GTGCCGATCTATCTCGACAACGCAGCGACCAGCTTTCCCAAACCGGAACCGGTTTACGCTGCGATCGATCGAGCCAACCGCGAATACGCCGTTTCAGCAGGGCGAGGGCGATACCAACGAGCCAACGATCTGCAACGTCTGTTGGCTCAGACTCGAACGGCCATCGCCGACAGGATCAACGCGGAATCTGCAAACGAAGTCGCTTTCGCATTCAGTGGAACCGACGCCCTGTCCACAGCAATCCTCGGATATCTTAAACCGGGAGACCACGCGATCGCGTCTTCGGCTGACCACACTTCGGTGCTCAGACCGCTTTGGAATCTGCAACACCACCACGGAGTCGAACTGACCGTTGTCGGTTGTGACGAACACGGCGTTGTTGATGCTCGCGACATCGAAGTGGCTTGCCAGCCGAACACGAAAATGGTTTGCCTCACACACGCCAGCAACGTCACCGGAGTGCTTCAACCAGTGAAGGAAGCCGGACACATCTGTCGCTCAAAAGAGGTCGCCTTTCTGGTCGACGCGGCCCAAACGATTGGCCATCACCCAATCGACGTGCAACAAATCCAGTGTCAATTTCTGGCGGCTCCCGGACATAAAGCTCTTCTCGGACCGCTGGGGACTGGATTCCTGTACGTCGACGGCACGGTCGCTGACGATTGTTCTCCGCTCCGCTTCGGTGGCACCGGTTCGACTGGCAACGAGATCGAACAGCCGCAAGCGATGCCGCAAAAGTTCGAATCGGGAAACCTCAACGTCCCGGGAATTGCCGGACTGAAGGCGGCTTTAAACTGGCAACCGCCAACTGGCAATTCCGCGGCGGATTCAGAACAGGGCAGCTCGCTTTCGGTCCTCAGCCAACAGCTGGCCGATCGACTTCGGCAAATCGCGGGAGTCATCACTTACGGTCCGGCCGAAGTGCAGACGCCCACGATCTCTTTCAACATTGAAGGACTTGATTGCCAAACGGCTGGCATGCTGCTCGACAGCCAGTTCGAAATCGAGTGCCGTACAGGCTTGCATTGTGCTCCGCTGATCCACGAAAAAATAGGCTCGACTCCGTTCGGAGGAACCGTGCGTTTCAGTCCTGGCATTTTTACGACGCAAGTCGAAATCGATCAGGCAGTGGTTGCCGTGGAGTCAATTGTTCGCGAGTTGGGAGTTAGCTAA
- a CDS encoding class II aldolase/adducin family protein, translated as MSHFPNERTLMCEVGRRMYAREFVAAHEGNLSIRLPDGNVLCTPTMRCKGFLEPDELCVIDLEMNQLSGARKATSEIRLHLEIFRQRPDIRAVVHSHAPHATAFAIANRPFPCGVLAEPELFLGEVGLAPFEVPGTDAFAQSVTPFVKHTNAILLANHGVVTYAEDLEKALWMTEILDSACKTILLSMSIGGPQQLSQKQSRALAQARARYGFADARPLDDPDVDVRSNLLFGGQNAANGFDDDYFGT; from the coding sequence ATGAGTCATTTTCCAAACGAACGAACGTTGATGTGCGAGGTCGGGCGTCGCATGTATGCACGTGAGTTCGTCGCGGCGCATGAAGGCAACCTTTCAATTCGGCTTCCTGATGGAAACGTTTTGTGCACGCCAACGATGCGTTGCAAAGGCTTCCTGGAACCTGATGAGCTTTGCGTTATCGATCTGGAGATGAATCAACTTTCTGGCGCTCGCAAAGCAACCAGCGAGATTCGTTTGCACCTGGAGATCTTTCGACAGCGACCCGATATCCGTGCTGTCGTCCATTCACATGCTCCTCACGCGACGGCTTTTGCAATCGCCAATCGACCTTTTCCCTGCGGCGTGCTGGCCGAGCCGGAGTTATTTCTTGGCGAAGTCGGATTGGCTCCATTCGAAGTCCCGGGCACCGACGCATTTGCTCAATCGGTGACTCCTTTTGTCAAACACACCAATGCGATCCTGTTGGCGAATCACGGAGTGGTCACATACGCCGAAGATCTTGAGAAAGCACTTTGGATGACCGAAATTTTGGACTCGGCGTGCAAGACGATTCTGCTTTCGATGTCGATCGGCGGACCGCAGCAGCTTTCGCAAAAGCAGAGCAGGGCGTTGGCTCAGGCGCGAGCCCGCTACGGATTTGCTGACGCGCGTCCACTCGACGATCCCGATGTGGATGTGAGAAGCAACCTGTTGTTTGGCGGACAGAACGCCGCAAACGGATTTGACGACGACTATTTCGGAACCTGA